From Chryseobacterium gallinarum, one genomic window encodes:
- a CDS encoding trehalase family glycosidase yields the protein MNNQLYINEIQTLFDDVQRSEIFEDQKMMTDAVPLFPVAEINAKYEESKVTEGFDLKDFVMAHFDFLGAKVFIQKQDHLPIEEHIEKLWDELTRTAYKEKGTLLKLPKPYIVPGGRFNEFFYWDSYFIMLGLQVSGRIEMMENIVENCSYLIQNIGFVPNASRTHFLSRSQPPYFSLMLDLLSETTEDKNIYTRYYDTMEKEYDFWMNGEEWLTTDASIKRVVKTKEGDLLNRYYDAENTPRPESYLIDIEDGGNASGEEFYRNIRSACESGWDFSSRWFADGKNIQTIETLNLAEVDLNCLLWHLETTLAKSSALLRLHEKEKYFTERAAKRRQMINKYFWDEKTENYKDYHLKKNTNTPSEHIAALYPLFLKLADEKQAAAVAKVISEKFLYQGGLVTTTQKTGQQWDLPNAWAPYQWLGFKAMKNYGFDELAEKIKNNWCLNVERVYKNTGKLMEKYNALDTETIAGGGEYPNQDGFGWTNGVYLKLKHN from the coding sequence ATGAATAATCAACTTTATATCAACGAAATCCAAACTCTTTTTGATGATGTACAAAGATCAGAAATCTTTGAAGATCAAAAAATGATGACCGATGCCGTCCCGTTATTTCCGGTTGCTGAAATCAATGCCAAATATGAAGAAAGTAAAGTGACAGAAGGATTTGACCTGAAAGATTTTGTAATGGCCCATTTTGATTTTTTAGGAGCAAAAGTTTTTATCCAGAAACAGGATCACCTTCCTATTGAAGAGCATATTGAGAAGCTATGGGATGAACTGACCCGTACGGCTTACAAAGAAAAAGGAACCCTTTTAAAATTACCTAAACCCTATATTGTTCCGGGAGGACGTTTCAATGAGTTTTTTTATTGGGACAGTTATTTTATCATGCTGGGATTACAGGTTTCAGGAAGAATAGAAATGATGGAAAATATTGTGGAAAACTGTTCTTATCTGATCCAAAATATAGGCTTTGTTCCTAATGCAAGCAGAACTCATTTTTTAAGCCGTTCACAACCCCCTTATTTTTCTTTGATGCTGGATCTGCTGTCTGAAACTACAGAAGACAAAAATATCTATACCAGATATTATGATACGATGGAGAAGGAATATGATTTCTGGATGAATGGAGAAGAATGGCTTACCACTGATGCAAGCATTAAAAGAGTAGTAAAAACCAAAGAAGGAGATCTTTTGAACCGGTATTATGATGCTGAAAATACCCCGCGTCCTGAAAGTTACCTGATTGATATTGAAGATGGCGGAAATGCATCAGGAGAAGAGTTTTACAGAAATATAAGAAGTGCCTGTGAATCAGGCTGGGATTTTTCCAGCAGATGGTTTGCAGACGGAAAAAATATACAGACGATAGAAACGCTGAATCTGGCGGAAGTAGATCTGAATTGCCTTTTATGGCATTTAGAGACCACTTTGGCAAAATCTTCAGCTCTTTTACGTCTTCATGAAAAAGAAAAATATTTTACTGAAAGAGCAGCAAAGCGCAGACAGATGATCAACAAATACTTCTGGGATGAAAAAACAGAGAATTACAAAGATTATCACCTCAAAAAAAACACAAACACCCCGTCTGAACATATTGCTGCTCTTTATCCTTTATTCCTGAAGCTTGCAGATGAAAAACAGGCAGCAGCCGTAGCAAAAGTCATTTCCGAAAAATTTTTATACCAGGGAGGCCTTGTAACAACAACCCAAAAAACCGGTCAGCAATGGGATTTACCCAACGCCTGGGCCCCTTATCAATGGCTGGGTTTTAAAGCCATGAAAAATTATGGATTTGATGAGCTGGCAGAAAAAATCAAAAATAACTGGTGCCTGAACGTAGAAAGAGTCTACAAAAATACCGGAAAACTGATGGAAAAATACAACGCATTAGACACCGAAACAATAGCAGGTGGCGGGGAGTACCCTAATCAGGATGGATTTGGCTGGACCAATGGAGTGTATTTAAAACTGAAACATAACTGA
- a CDS encoding MBL fold metallo-hydrolase encodes MLQIQGFVFNFASENTYIIYNENKNAWLIDPGNMNAQETQAISNFITENGLKIQKILLTHAHIDHVFGLQWAFDTFKVPVNMHQEDQEVLDMLQASGIRFGMNINPVKVDIEYVKEGDELDLDGEKFKIYHVPGHSPGSVVYHHENQKFMISGDVLFEGSIGRTDLYKGNYEQLIEGIKTKLFILDGDTQVFSGHGNPTTIGFEKQYNPFFK; translated from the coding sequence ATGCTTCAGATTCAAGGCTTCGTATTTAACTTTGCGAGCGAAAACACCTATATTATTTACAACGAAAACAAAAATGCCTGGTTGATTGATCCGGGTAATATGAATGCACAGGAAACCCAGGCCATTAGTAACTTTATTACAGAAAATGGTCTGAAAATTCAGAAAATCCTTCTCACTCATGCTCATATTGACCATGTCTTCGGACTTCAATGGGCTTTTGACACATTCAAAGTCCCTGTAAATATGCATCAGGAAGATCAGGAAGTCCTGGATATGCTGCAGGCCAGCGGAATAAGGTTCGGGATGAATATAAATCCTGTAAAAGTAGATATTGAATATGTAAAAGAAGGAGATGAACTCGATCTGGATGGAGAAAAATTTAAAATCTATCATGTTCCGGGACACTCACCCGGAAGTGTAGTGTATCATCATGAAAACCAGAAATTCATGATTTCCGGAGATGTTCTTTTTGAAGGAAGTATTGGCCGTACAGATCTGTACAAAGGAAATTATGAACAGCTGATAGAAGGCATAAAAACAAAACTTTTCATATTGGATGGAGATACGCAGGTATTTTCCGGCCATGGGAATCCTACAACCATTGGTTTTGAAAAACAGTATAATCCGTTTTTTAAATAA
- a CDS encoding DUF3892 domain-containing protein, with amino-acid sequence MMAIRITCINKDNGFHENPNLAITHLGWIGEDGNTGKSTRLEIYNWIKNKKGEAYVADIYGNRAKVITAETYNGTQYLKTEADHSTKNNLLSLPECN; translated from the coding sequence ATGATGGCAATTAGAATCACATGTATCAACAAAGACAATGGTTTTCATGAAAACCCAAACTTAGCAATTACTCATTTAGGATGGATTGGTGAAGATGGAAATACAGGTAAAAGCACAAGGTTAGAAATTTACAATTGGATCAAAAACAAAAAAGGAGAAGCTTATGTTGCTGACATCTACGGAAACAGAGCAAAAGTTATCACTGCTGAAACGTACAATGGTACTCAATATTTAAAAACTGAAGCTGATCATTCAACAAAAAACAATTTACTATCGCTTCCTGAATGTAATTAA
- a CDS encoding AraC family transcriptional regulator — translation MKVTFERVIPDEKSSFRMIHNNSPISEFKWEYHYHPEIELVCVISGSGTRHVGYHKSNYTHGDLVLIGSNIPHSGFGLNSIDPHEEIVLQFKEEILQFPQQEVEARSIKNLLELSKFGLHFHHKVKKAMLPKLKLMLETEGYKRYLLLLEILFELSQCKDYELLNKEIMPYTIISKNKTRLENIFTYVEHHYDKEINIEEVARLANLTLPAFCNFFKKATQITFTEFVNRYRINKACLLMAQDKTISECSYSCGFNNVTYFNRMFKKYTGKTPSEFIKNYSDDKINVDLKIDSEVKNKANF, via the coding sequence ATGAAAGTTACTTTTGAAAGGGTTATTCCTGATGAAAAAAGCTCTTTCCGTATGATCCATAACAACTCTCCCATTTCAGAATTTAAATGGGAATATCATTATCATCCTGAAATTGAGCTGGTATGCGTCATTTCTGGGAGCGGAACACGTCATGTAGGATACCATAAAAGTAATTATACGCATGGAGACCTGGTATTAATCGGCAGCAATATTCCCCACTCGGGATTCGGGCTCAATTCTATTGATCCGCATGAGGAAATCGTACTTCAGTTTAAAGAAGAAATCCTTCAGTTTCCCCAGCAAGAGGTAGAAGCAAGATCCATCAAAAATTTATTGGAGCTTTCAAAATTCGGGCTCCATTTTCACCACAAGGTAAAAAAAGCAATGCTTCCCAAACTAAAGCTTATGCTGGAAACGGAAGGATATAAAAGATATTTGCTCCTTCTTGAGATTCTTTTCGAACTGTCACAATGTAAAGATTATGAACTTCTGAATAAAGAAATTATGCCTTACACCATTATTTCAAAAAATAAAACCCGTCTTGAGAATATTTTCACCTATGTGGAGCATCATTATGATAAGGAAATTAATATTGAAGAGGTGGCCAGGCTGGCTAATCTTACTCTTCCTGCTTTTTGTAATTTTTTTAAAAAGGCTACACAAATCACTTTTACAGAATTTGTCAACCGCTACCGGATCAACAAAGCCTGTCTGCTGATGGCACAGGATAAAACCATTTCAGAGTGCAGTTATAGTTGTGGTTTCAATAATGTGACTTATTTCAACCGAATGTTTAAAAAGTATACAGGAAAAACACCATCAGAATTTATTAAAAACTATTCTGATGACAAGATAAATGTTGATTTGAAAATTGATAGTGAAGTTAAAAATAAAGCTAATTTTTAA
- a CDS encoding TonB-dependent receptor, whose product MKKKSIFLIAATATLYFNNAYAQETPQDSVKVSSIDQIVITGNSNPKKKIESSTAISTFNAKEIQKQNPISAAALLQRVPGFAVETSGGEVGNNLFARGIPSAGAYEFVQVQEDGLPVFEDGALQFANADNFFRVDNTVSRLEALRGGSGSIYATNSPGGLINFISKEGTNDFKGTAKLETGTYGLMRTDLNLGGALMKDKLFFNVGGFFRTDSGIRKTGFRANNGGQIRMNLKYVFDKGYAKVYYKKLDDRNTFYLPVPLLQDGDKLKEFPGFDANYGTYSYRAIGQLTIPQAGGGFFSRDLENGIHPKMDVLGAEFKYDLGNNFTVVNKTRYTNIDMNYTGIFPAGAPKTAAEFAKGMGMTNYQYSLVSNGTVVDPAYVQKLGFWAIDKQMNNFVNDLQFNYKFDKGNVTAGFYKSNWKSHQYWNWSNILTTATDRPQLLNLVDTSLNPSDTGYSKTYNGVTDMSFLIRDSQIQGSLNDLYVNVDYTITDDWSVNGGMRYSRDYYKGYGVNTTTANLNNSGLTVDGTHSFATTTADDNMAVLGNRYTYWYYDVNKVSYTLASNYKINRENALYARFSHGFRSPNEEAYYNNMSDLSQIKPVQTNQLEIGYKYYSRTFDIAVIPFYSTLKNLSFTDVFSDGTSENKFANTTNLGVEIEGYTRLFNNILEVTFNGTIQNPKYKDFRGRNPDGSTFDYDGNTVRRMPKFYFNISPAVNITKEWRAYVSMNYYGKRFQNEGNTEDNILPSFTEFGAGMSYQLGKIRFAVDGTNIFNTIGITEGDPRSQTMGGSNIRMARPIMGAAARASITLDF is encoded by the coding sequence ATGAAAAAAAAATCAATCTTTTTAATTGCCGCTACAGCTACATTGTATTTCAATAACGCTTATGCCCAGGAAACGCCACAGGATTCTGTGAAGGTTTCATCTATCGATCAGATTGTGATTACGGGAAACTCTAATCCAAAGAAAAAAATAGAATCCAGTACTGCTATTTCAACCTTTAATGCTAAGGAAATCCAAAAACAAAATCCAATCAGTGCCGCCGCATTGCTGCAGAGGGTTCCGGGATTTGCTGTGGAAACTTCAGGAGGTGAAGTAGGAAACAACCTTTTTGCCAGGGGAATTCCTTCAGCCGGAGCTTATGAATTTGTACAGGTACAGGAGGATGGTCTTCCGGTTTTCGAAGACGGAGCGCTTCAGTTTGCCAATGCAGACAATTTTTTTCGAGTGGATAATACGGTAAGCCGCCTTGAAGCATTACGGGGAGGCTCAGGTTCCATCTATGCAACCAATTCTCCGGGAGGGCTTATCAATTTTATTTCGAAAGAAGGGACCAACGATTTTAAAGGAACTGCCAAGCTTGAGACCGGTACCTATGGGCTCATGCGAACAGATCTTAATCTTGGAGGAGCGCTGATGAAAGATAAACTGTTTTTCAATGTTGGAGGTTTCTTCAGAACCGATAGCGGAATCAGAAAAACAGGTTTTAGAGCCAATAATGGAGGACAGATCAGAATGAACCTGAAATATGTTTTTGATAAAGGATATGCAAAGGTTTATTATAAAAAGCTGGATGACAGGAATACATTTTACCTGCCTGTTCCTCTCCTGCAGGACGGGGATAAGCTGAAAGAATTCCCGGGATTTGATGCCAATTACGGTACCTACAGCTACAGGGCAATCGGTCAGCTTACTATTCCACAGGCAGGAGGAGGTTTCTTCAGCCGGGATCTTGAAAATGGAATTCATCCCAAAATGGATGTTCTGGGAGCAGAATTCAAATATGACCTGGGTAATAATTTCACCGTTGTAAACAAAACACGATATACCAATATTGATATGAACTATACGGGAATTTTCCCGGCCGGCGCACCCAAAACAGCTGCTGAATTTGCCAAAGGGATGGGAATGACCAATTATCAGTATTCATTGGTTAGCAATGGAACAGTTGTAGACCCTGCCTATGTTCAGAAATTAGGTTTCTGGGCTATAGATAAGCAGATGAATAACTTTGTCAATGATTTACAATTCAATTATAAATTTGATAAAGGGAACGTAACCGCAGGTTTCTATAAATCAAACTGGAAGTCTCATCAATACTGGAACTGGAGCAATATCCTAACAACGGCTACGGACCGCCCGCAGCTGTTGAATTTAGTTGATACTTCACTTAATCCTTCTGATACCGGCTATTCTAAAACGTATAATGGAGTTACGGATATGTCTTTTCTGATCAGAGATTCCCAGATTCAGGGAAGCCTGAACGATTTGTATGTAAATGTGGACTATACTATTACGGATGACTGGAGTGTTAACGGAGGTATGCGCTATAGCAGGGATTATTATAAAGGATATGGTGTAAATACCACCACCGCTAATCTTAATAATTCGGGTCTTACAGTTGATGGTACCCATAGCTTTGCAACTACTACGGCAGATGATAATATGGCTGTTCTGGGAAACAGGTATACATACTGGTATTATGATGTGAATAAAGTTTCTTATACATTGGCTTCCAATTATAAAATCAACAGGGAAAATGCATTGTATGCCCGTTTTTCCCATGGTTTCAGATCGCCGAATGAGGAAGCTTATTATAATAATATGTCAGATCTGAGCCAGATTAAACCGGTGCAGACCAATCAGCTGGAGATAGGATATAAATATTATTCCCGCACCTTTGATATTGCGGTGATTCCTTTTTATTCCACTCTTAAAAATCTTTCATTTACAGATGTATTCTCTGACGGAACTTCAGAAAACAAATTTGCCAATACTACCAACCTTGGGGTAGAGATTGAAGGGTATACCAGATTATTCAATAACATTCTTGAAGTCACTTTCAATGGAACCATTCAGAATCCAAAATATAAAGACTTCAGGGGAAGGAATCCGGATGGCTCCACATTTGATTATGATGGAAATACGGTAAGAAGAATGCCTAAATTTTATTTTAATATTTCTCCGGCAGTGAATATCACTAAAGAATGGAGGGCATATGTAAGTATGAATTATTATGGGAAACGATTCCAGAACGAAGGAAATACGGAAGATAATATTCTGCCGTCCTTTACAGAATTCGGGGCGGGGATGTCTTACCAATTGGGAAAAATACGTTTTGCAGTTGATGGAACCAATATTTTCAATACCATTGGGATTACAGAAGGGGATCCAAGATCTCAAACCATGGGCGGAAGCAACATAAGAATGGCAAGGCCTATTATGGGAGCGGCTGCAAGAGCTTCTATTACTTTAGATTTTTAA
- a CDS encoding MFS transporter produces MNNFNIKAVLFLNYFVFAILLNSVGTVILQVQQNFGISKSSASVLEGFKDLPIAICSFILASFLPKIGIKNSMLIALLLVSCMCFVMPFANDFWFFKLLFTIVGISFALIKISVFTSIGLVTGTDKEHSSFMGFLEGFFMIGVLAGNVLFSLYIDDHNPKSTHWLNVYWVLGALSTLSFLFLFFSRLNEKEAKSGKTDLLGDLKNSASLFSYKKVLCFLLCAFLFVLVEQSFQTWTPTFYKEILKLPTSMSIQAGAVLAGAFALGRFLSGFFSKKFSWIYVVSFCVAGFAISLLLVLPLTHNIHIDINTNWLNAPLVVYLFPLMGGLLAPIYPSINSVILASIPKYLHSAMSGLIVVFSAIGGTIGSVITGFVFQEFSGQQAFYLSLIPLSLLITSAIFMNKLKINPEK; encoded by the coding sequence ATGAACAATTTCAATATAAAGGCAGTTTTATTTTTAAATTATTTTGTTTTCGCCATCCTTCTGAATTCTGTAGGAACGGTTATTTTACAGGTACAGCAGAATTTTGGAATTTCAAAATCTTCTGCAAGTGTATTGGAAGGATTTAAAGATCTTCCGATTGCCATATGTTCTTTCATTCTTGCTTCATTTCTCCCTAAAATAGGCATTAAAAATTCCATGCTGATTGCTTTGCTGCTGGTAAGCTGTATGTGCTTTGTGATGCCATTTGCCAATGATTTTTGGTTTTTCAAACTATTATTTACCATTGTGGGAATTTCTTTTGCCCTGATTAAAATTTCAGTATTTACCTCGATTGGTTTAGTGACAGGGACGGATAAAGAACATTCCAGTTTTATGGGGTTTTTGGAAGGCTTTTTCATGATCGGAGTTTTAGCCGGAAATGTTTTATTCAGCCTATACATTGATGACCATAATCCGAAATCTACTCATTGGTTAAATGTATATTGGGTTTTGGGAGCGCTTTCCACATTGTCATTTTTATTCTTATTCTTTTCCAGGTTGAATGAAAAAGAAGCAAAAAGCGGGAAAACTGATCTGTTGGGAGATTTAAAAAACAGTGCAAGCCTGTTCAGTTATAAAAAAGTACTTTGCTTTCTGTTATGTGCTTTTCTTTTTGTGCTGGTAGAGCAAAGTTTCCAGACATGGACACCTACCTTCTACAAAGAAATTTTAAAACTACCGACTTCAATGAGTATTCAGGCCGGGGCTGTGCTGGCAGGAGCTTTTGCATTGGGAAGATTCTTATCCGGTTTTTTTTCCAAAAAATTCAGCTGGATCTATGTGGTTTCCTTTTGTGTGGCAGGCTTTGCTATTAGTTTACTTTTGGTTTTACCATTGACTCACAATATTCATATAGACATCAATACCAATTGGCTGAATGCCCCTTTGGTTGTGTATTTATTTCCTTTGATGGGAGGTTTGCTGGCCCCTATTTATCCCAGTATCAATTCTGTGATTCTGGCCTCAATCCCTAAATATTTACACAGCGCCATGTCCGGATTGATTGTTGTTTTTTCTGCCATCGGAGGAACCATAGGCTCTGTTATTACCGGTTTTGTGTTTCAGGAATTTAGCGGGCAGCAGGCGTTTTACCTTTCGCTGATCCCTCTTTCATTACTCATCACATCAGCCATTTTCATGAACAAATTAAAAATCAATCCTGAAAAATAA